Proteins from one Thalassophryne amazonica chromosome 20, fThaAma1.1, whole genome shotgun sequence genomic window:
- the lrp12 gene encoding low-density lipoprotein receptor-related protein 12 produces the protein MIFMSVRIYLLLLSGCVTASERDDNVYVSEISKACGDMPELLRASSGVVTSPGWPFQYPSRVNCSWNIRARPGDKITISFQDFDLQSSHRCSSDWISVSSYRGLDGLRVCGSSLPPPYISSQDHVWIRFHSDESLAGKGFRLAYITGKPEVSSCDVDQFHCSNGKCIPDWWRCNSMDECGDNSDEELCVDSPFSFQPCSLNQFPCLSRYTRIYTCLPHSLRCDGSIDCQDLGDEIDCDVPTCGERLRNFYGSFNSPNYPDFYPPGSNCTWLIDTGDHRKVILRFTDFKLDGTGYGDYVKVYDGLEENPRHLLRVLTAFDSRAPVAVVSSSGQLRVHFYADKINAARGFNVTYQVDGFCLPWEVPCGGNWGCYTEQQRCDGYWHCPNGRDERNCSSCQEDEFPCSRNGACYPRSDRCNYQNRCPNGSDEKNCFFCQPGNFHCKNNRCVFESWVCDAQDDCGDGSDEESCPVIVPTRVITAAVIGSLICGLLLVIALGCTCKLYSLRIFERRSFETQLSRVEAELLRREAPPSYGQLIAQGLIPPVDDFPVCSGNQASVLENLRIAVRSQLGFTSLRLPSSTRHSNLWRRLLSFSRSQRPGSLALVSGDPEDSMGTGSAGSHISDPLTPDSDDTDTESERGRERGVGAVGGPVASLSQKAPPLSAVEAIVSVTTSTTTVTTTPSWDQGQDRPEEAQQPSSPIPVTAVHSPRDTSVIPVPPTSVLQWFTHNLHRLARNLTRNNQNTHQNHSPLRQLETVRDQAEGAERRGSREEEDVELLIPVSDSDSASSFSLVSESRRPLLESYPSSTTSHGLRRHYGNSGRGSRDGLCEHCGMVHTAVIPDACLEVMGKMESSDDELLPLC, from the exons ATGATTTTCATGTCAGTGAGGATCTACCTGCTCCTTTTATCAG GATGCGTCACTGCCTCCGAGAGGGACGATAATGTCTATGTGTCCGAGATTTCTAAAG CCTGTGGTGACATGCCGGAGCTCCTCAGGGCGTCCAGCGGTGTGGTCACCAGCCCTGGGTGGCCCTTCCAATACCCATCCAGAGTCAACTGTAGCTGGAACATTAGGGCTCGGCCTGGAGACAAAATCACCATCAG TTTCCAAGATTTTGACCTCCAGAGCTCCCATCGATGCTCCTCAGACTGGATTTCTGTCAGCAGCTACAGAGGGCTGGATGGACTCAGGGTCTGTGGTTCCTCCCTGCCACCCCCCTATATCTCTTCTCAGGACCACGTCTGGATCCGTTTCCACTCTGATGAAAGCCTGGCTGGAAAAGGATTCAGACTGGCCTACATCACTG GTAAACCAGAGGTGTCCAGCTGTGATGTGGATCAGTTCCACTGCTCCAATGGAAAGTGCATCCCAGACTGGTGGCGCTGTAACTCCATGGATGAGTGCGGCGATAATTCAGATGAAGAGCTGTGTGTGGACTCTCCGTTCTCCTTCCAGCCCTGCAGCTTGAACCAGTTCCCCTGCCTGTCCCGCTACACCCGCATCTACACCTGCCTGCCGCACAGTCTGCGCTGCGACGGCAGCATTGACTGTCAG GACCTTGGCGATGAGATTGACTGTGACGTTCCAACTTGTGGTGAACGGTTGAGGAACTTCTACGGCTCCTTCAACTCTCCAAATTACCCAGATTTCTACCCTCCAGGAAGTAACTGCACCTGGTTAATAGACACAGGAGACCACAGGAAG GTCATCCTGCGCTTCACAGACTTCAAACTGGATGGGACAGGTTATGGAGACTACGTGAAGGTGTACGATGGCTTGGAGGAGAACCCTCGGCATCTCCTCAGAGTGCTCACTGCCTTTGACTCCAGAGCTCCGGTCGCAGTGGTTTCATCATCCGGCCAGCTTCGAGTTCATTTCTACGCTGACAAAATAAACGCAGCCAGAGGCTTCAATGTCACATACCAG GTGGATGGATTCTGTCTGCCCTGGGAGGTTCCTTGTGGAGGAAACTGGGGCTGTTACACTGAGCAGCAGCGCTGTGATGGGTACTGGCACTGTCCAAATGGTCGGGATGAGAGGAACTGTTCATCTTGTCAGGAGGATGAGTTCCCATGTTCCAGGAATGGAGCTTGTTACCCGCGATCAGACCGCTGCAACTACCAGAACCGCTGCCCCAATGGTTCTGATGAGAAGAACTGTTTCTTCTGTCAGCCTGGAAACTTTCACTGCAAG AATAACCGCTGTGTGTTTGAGTCGTGGGTGTGTGATGCTCAGGATGACTGTGGCGACGGCAGCGATGAAGAAAGCTGTCCAGTCATTGTTCccaccagagtcatcacagccgCTGTTATCGGGAGTCTCATCTGTGGCCTCCTGCTGGTCATCGCCCTTGGCTGCACCTGTAAACTCTACTCGCTTCGTATTTTTGAGCGCAG gtcatttgagaccCAGCTATCCAGAGTGGAGGCGGAGCTACTAAGGAGGGAAGCCCCACCCTCTTATGGTCAGCTGATTGCTCAGGGACTCATCCCACCAGTGGATGATTTCCCAGTCTGCTCTGGAAATCAG GCCTCGGTCCTGGAAAATCTTCGTATCGCTGTTCGTTCCCAGCTTGGATTCACCTCCCTACGACTCCCCTCCTCCACTCGGCATAGCAACCTGTGGCGTCGCCTCTTGTCCTTTTCACGTTCCCAGCGGCCTGGTTCCCTAGCTCTGGTGTCTGGTGACCCAGAAGACAGCATGGGCACAGGGAGCGCTGGGAGTCACATTTCAGATCCCCTTACACCAGACTCTGATGATACAGACACAGAAAGTGAGCGTGGAAGGGAGAGGGGTGTGGGGGCGGTGGGTGGTCCTGTTGCTTCACTCTCCCAGAAAGCCCCACCTCTTAGCGCTGTAGAGGCTATAGTATCTGTGACCACCTCCACAACCACGGTAACCACCACGCCCAGCTGGGACCAAGGCCAAGACAGACCAGAAGAGGCGCAGCAGCCTTCCAGCCCCATTCCTGTAACTGCGGTACATAGTCCACGTGACACTTCAGTGATTCCGGTTCCTCCCACTTCTGTCCTGCAATGGTTTACCCATAACTTGCACCGCCTTGCCAGGAACTTGACCAGAAACAACCAGAACACCCACCAGAACCACAGCCCGCtccgacagctggagactgtaagagatcaagcagagggagcaGAACGACGGGGAAGCAGAGAGGAAGAAGATGTGGAACTTCTTATCCCAGTTTCTGATTCAGACTCAGCCTCTTCGTTTTCGCTGGTTAGCGAGAGCCGGCGACCTCTGCTGGAGTCATACCCGTCCTCCACAACAAGCCATGGGTTGCGCCGTCACTATGGCAACAGTGGCCGAGGATCCAGAGATGGTCTTTGTGAACACTGTGGGATGGTCCACACTGCCGTGATCCCTGATGCCTGCTTGGAGGTCATGGGCAAGATGGAGAGCAGCGATGATGAATTGCTGCCGTTATGCTAA